The genomic DNA GCAGGAAGGTTCGACCCACTTGCCGCGGTCGCCGGTCCGATAGCGGATGATCGGCATGAGGCGGCGGTAGAGCGGCGTGACGACGATCTCGTCATCGATTATTTCCACGAACACGTTTTTGAACGGGAAGTGTTCGTTCTGGTTGCAGTGGAGACATTGCCAGCCGACAGCACCGGCGTCTACCGTTGCGTAGCCCGCTGATCTGATCGAACGGCAGTCCCAGGCCTTTCGCAACAGTTCGGCGCCGGCCGGATACATCATCTCGCCGCCGTAGAAGACCTTGTCTATCTCAAGGTGTTTTTTCCGCGCCAGAGTATGGCGAGCCAAATCGAGCAGCGAGGTCGGCATTCCGACGATGACGTTGACATGAAAGCGTTCGATGGCCGCGATCACCTCGTCCTTTTGTGACATAGCGCCTACGGGGACGTTGACGATCGGCAGCAGCATCAGGGTTTGGTGCACCGTCACGAAGCTGCTGTACAGGTTGCCGGGTAAAAAATAGTTCATCACCCGATCCTGTGGTTTGATTTCAGCGGCGATAAAATGCTTAGCCAGGTTACGGTGGATCGTCGCCATCTCCACTTCAGTATAGAAGAGGAATTTCGGCATGATGGTCGTACCGCCGGACGCGAAGATGGTGTAGTTGTCGGTGCGTGTGGGATCCAATGATTCTGTGCTTTGCTCAGGCGAGTGCTTCAATAGATCATATTTATCCATGAGCGGCCAGGCCGCGAGATCCGTGATCTTGCGCGGCGCGCGTCGTCGGTGGAAGGGGATATTTTTTGCCGCTTGATGCAGAAGCGCTGCGAGTTTTCGTTTCATCGCACGTCTCCCTAGTGTGTAAGTTGTCAATGTACTGTGGGACTCGTGGAGATTATAGTTTCGTCCAGCGCAGGTCAAGTCGCGGCGCATTGATGGTACTGGCGACCTTG from Patescibacteria group bacterium includes the following:
- a CDS encoding AMP-binding protein; its protein translation is MKRKLAALLHQAAKNIPFHRRRAPRKITDLAAWPLMDKYDLLKHSPEQSTESLDPTRTDNYTIFASGGTTIMPKFLFYTEVEMATIHRNLAKHFIAAEIKPQDRVMNYFLPGNLYSSFVTVHQTLMLLPIVNVPVGAMSQKDEVIAAIERFHVNVIVGMPTSLLDLARHTLARKKHLEIDKVFYGGEMMYPAGAELLRKAWDCRSIRSAGYATVDAGAVGWQCLHCNQNEHFPFKNVFVEIIDDEIVVTPLYRRLMPIIRYRTGDRGKWVEPSCDCGGGLPLFKLQGRIDSVILIWGCRIIHDHIILPLIDRGLDTATLQIEARLDSDKEILTVRFEKDSITSMADALKTDLRNDVYTLSTDVANTLSRPFLDTHLFFEPVQPGTLKRNERTGKVVPFLDLRASA